AGGGAGGCATAGCAAACATGAGATGACAAGCACACACCAATGACACTTTTCAAATTGATTAACATCCATGTCCTCCAGTCTGTGGACGTCATGTTGTCGTTAACCAACAActattgaaaataaatacattattattactgACCTGTATTAGTAGTGACAAGCCTCTTGTGGTGGCGGCGAATTGCAGAACCGTTTTCACGTCCATCTGTCATTACAATGAACAGCCTTTCCCATAACAATATCTAGCGCGAGCTAGCTTGGTGTGGATGGAACGAAGGCAACACAATTTTCAATTTTCAGCCTCTACAAACACTCGAAATAGACGGTGGCAAACGGGACGAAACGTTGACATTCACACACGGTCTATTTTTTGCTTAAAAAAAATGAAACGTTACACATATCTTTACCTTTTGATTAGAGGAGCCAGGTCAAAACCCTAGACATTAAGGTCAGAAACCTTCATATTCTATTGTTGGAACTGGTTGGTCCGCTATATTTTACTTCCGGTGGAATTTTctttatttcaaaataaaagttcgaGTGAAAAAGATCGTCTCCAGCTGTTAGAGGGGAATAATATTTGCTTTGAATGATCAGTTATCATTATTGCATAATGAAATACTACAATAACTTATGACCTTAAATAAATATACTAATTACGTTACCATATAAATTATAGATTTATCATTTATCTACAATCGACTAGTTTGTCTTGATTCAAATCCTAGAAACTAGTCAGTCATAACCAAGGAAGCTGAGACAAAGGGGATTGCACACCAGTGTGCAGGATTTTATCCCAGCCCAGTTCTAACATaataacctgattcagtttatcaagcTTGACGATAAGTTGAATCAAGTGTTCTAGTACTgggctaaaataaaaaaaatacatgtacaccCAGTACTTTCACAGGGTCAGGGattgtagaaaaattgtgaaagacaAACTGCTTTTTAATAAATTGTACATCTGAGAAAGACACTGCAAGTCCAACGGAACAAAACCAAACATCTTATGAAGATTTAATGTACATTTATTCTTACCACGTGGAACATATAGTATAAAGATTTCATACTGAATAAATGATATTCATTGAACCAAAAAAAGGGAAAAGGAGGAATTTACATGTTTTTAGCTACAGTCTGAAATACAAATATCCATATCGCTGGAGAAAAGAATTGTCAAATGTGTGTTTCTTCATCTAGAGTTTTTTTGTTGTACCAGGAGAGCAGATTTGATCCGAGTCTGCCGTACTAAGGAGCCGTGGAGTGAGAGGCCGGAGAAGGGTCGATCAGCAGGGACTGGATGACAGGAACCAAACTCATGGGTCACCTTCCATTCCTCATCAACAAAAAGTGTGGGAATagtgacacagacagagacagagaaaggaagtGTAATGTACAARATCATATATATACACCACAGCAAAGCTGCATCTTAAATTGAAAACCAGTCCTAAGAGGTGATTTATTTTACAAGGGTCAATTCATACAATCAAGGGCTAAAGAGAGGAGGTAAGGGTGTTGTAGTAGGTTCTCGGTACTTTGGGGAAAGCCTTTTTAGCTTTTAACATGAAAACTAAAATGACCTTTTAACTCTAGTAGAGCTGCATTGGCAACGTTTTTCTGTGTGAAACTTTTTTACAGAATGCCTGACACTCGAGCAGTACGGTAGAGAAAATGCCCTACAATCTACTGCACAGGCCTCCCCAGCGAAGGCGTCTCAACAGCCTACTGAGTGGTAGGCTGACTGGTAAGCATCCAATTACAGCAACTATGCCATCAGATCAGGCTGTTCCTCAGTCTGCTTTACCTCCAAACATGAACCAGTCTGACTCACTCACTGTGCTCTCGAGGGGCACACAAGGGCACACATTATCCCCAAATCTCCTGTAAACGAGACAGCAACTTTGGTTACAGTTTGTTTTTCAGCTATTTATTCATCTTTATTaaaaatacaccccccccccaaaaaaaaaaaaaatttaaacatgtGGAACACTCCTAAACCCAGGTTCTCCACTCTGTCATCTAGTTGGCATTAATGTTACAAGTTGTGTCAGTTTGTGGAGTCTCTTGTTTGTAAATCCACCACTGCAGCTTTGTGACGTCCCTTCTCCTTGAGTGAGAACAGCGAAAGGGGGCTCAGAGTGGAATCTGAAGGGTTTGCATAAATTAAAAACAGTCACTTGAACTTTCCCTGCCCCCTACACACATACAAGCCAGGTTGTAAccagggggtgagggggggggacgAAACCAAGAGGAGGTGGAGCCAAAGCTCCCTACAGCTGTCATGACTGGCCAATCAGAAAGAGTACATCGCAGATAACATGAGACACCACCGAGTTCATGAGAGGTGACACTGAGAGGTCAAGGAGGCGTGACTCGTAGAGTGTGAACTCTGAGTGGTTCTCCTCCACCTTGGCTAAGGCGTGCAGGGCCCGGGCCGCCCGCCGCATCATGTCATTACTGGTGGGCTCAAAGTGCATCCCCTGCAGGTGCAGCAGAGAGCTCTGGCTCTGCTGTAGCTGGGTGGCCGCCAGGCTGTCCTCCAAGAAGCCCAGGAGGTTACCCACGCTTCCCTTCTGCACGGCAATGGCGCGCGCTGCCATGCTGTCTCCCTGGGCCAGGTTGGCCAACAACACCACCGACATCTCCCTGCAGACGGCCACCTTTCTCTCCCCAACCAGCCGCACCAAGGTCCCATASAGCTTCTCTAACCGACCCAACGGCGGCGTGGCCAYGACCAGGTCCACATTGTTGTCTTGGATGCTCAGCTTGCTGAGYGTCTCCAYGACCAGTCTCTGGGGMGACATTGCGCTGTGMGGCCCCAACGTGGGGAAGGGGTCRTGGGCCTCAGCCGAYGGGCACACYGCCCAGTGGAGGAGGCCGTCCAGCAGKGGAAGGCAGATGCTCTCGGGGTAGATGGAGAGGTCCAGCTGGCCAGAGATGTTGGCKAGAGTGACCAGGCAGTTCTCCCTCAACAGCGACAGGCAGTCCCACCACCARTCYTCCCTCTGGCCAAGYCAGTCATCAGACTCCTCCTCCTTCTCGTAGGTGAGCGGGGCCTGRTTCCTCTCAGGGTGGCGGTGGTGCAGCAGCACTAGGCGACCCAGCAGCAGCATGAGGCCAGGGTGTTTGGACATCTCCTGGTCGTTGCCAGGCACGAAGGAGAGGCTGCGCACGATGTTGGAGACGCAGACGCAGCGGCGGGCTAGAGCGTCCTGCCAGTTGGCCAGTGTAAGCAGTGGGCCCTCGTCCTTGCTGTGAGGCTCGTCCTCCACCACACGCTGGGGAACTTGTTGACGAGGAGGGCCACTCGGTTTGTCGTTCTCCTGCTGGCTCTGGGGCTCTTCCGTCTGTGACGTTTCCTCTGTCTCAGCGTCCGAGTGCTCGGACTTTCCCTCCTTACCGTCGGCTGAGGTGTCGGTTGTTGTTGAGGCCTTCTCTGTGGATGATGGCTGGGAGGGCCTCTGATCTCCCCCACCTTTCTGCTTGTCTTTCTCTGTGGGGGTAGCATTGTCCTTGTCCCCCACCATCTCTGTTCCTAGCCTTTTCCTTTTGGCTGTTGGGACGACCAGCACTTGTTCTCGTGGGACCAGaaattcctccctcctctcaaagTGGGTCTGGATGTGTTCTGTGCTGTCTCCCCCGCCGGCGCTCCAGTGGAGCAGCCCACTGTCGAACTCCTGCACTTTTCCTCTCTGGCTTGCCCTGCCTGCTGGAAACGGGTCCTTCTTCCGTACCATCTTCAGTGGGAGCTTGTCGAACTTGCTTGCCTGTTTGGGTCTCTCCTGGGGGGTAGCCGGGCCAAGGCCAGGGGGGTCCGATGAAGAGCTGGGCTGCTCAAAGGTAGAGAAGCTCTTCTCCTTATCTTCAGCATCCTTCTCTATCAGAGTATCCCGTTCTGAGCACGACTCCTGCTCATCCTCTTGCTTCACCTGAGCCTGTCCCTCAATTGTCGTCCCGGCCGGCTGTTTTGAACGCTGCACCaccacctcttcttcctcctcattgtcatcatcctcctcatcctctccttctacctTCATGTCCTCCACCCCTGGTTCCTCATCTTCCATGCAGCTCCAGTCTCTTTTCAGGGCGTCAGGGTCCAGTAGAGTCCTCTGGCCGGGATCGCCCACCTCGTACTCGCGCAAGATCCCAAAGATCTCGATGAGGCAGCGCCGGAAGTACTCCACCACCAGCTCCAGCAGGCCAGGCAGCTGAGGAGAAGATCAATATTTTGCATTGTATGATATTATGTGCATGACAGAAAATCTGGAAAAGGGTTTGGGAATAggtcaaatgtaatacatttgtgAAAggataaatgtaaaaacaaaagaaaaagccctaaatcaaaaaatattacatttctaATTGGATAGGTTTACCATGTAGGGTTTTTATTAAAACCTCTATCCCACATTGTGGCCAgtatagtaataataatttagtgggtgcttatatttgctTACAAGTGTATTTACacttgtacaagtgtgtattaatgtgtTTTGTATAGCAGACTCTCCCCAAGACACCCTCAGAAAGTGGGGTCACATCTAGGGTCTGGCAAAATTAGGTTTAAGCACCTTACTCACGGGCACcatcagatttttcaccttgttggctcgggatttgaactagcgaacttttggttactggcccaaacctCTACCCGCTAAGCTACCAGTCTTGTTAGCTCACCGAATTGAGGTTGAAGGTGGAGATGCTGTTGTCGTCATACAGGAGGATGTTGATGGTGTCGAGGGCCCACGTGCTCTCAGCCAACAGGCCAGACTTTAGGGACATCATCACCCTCCAAGCCTCTGGGGTCCCTATGGAGATACACAGTATTTTAACTCAAGCGGATACCCTTCACAGTACTGATGGACCACACAATACAAACTCGTTCATAGAGAGCAGAAGCAACCTATCATTGTAATGTCCAAATGTGATCCCTAAATACTGTATAACGCATGTATAATAACATTGATTGTTGGTGGAGTTGTGGAATGTGATAGCCATACCGATATCTTTCGTTGTGAGGCATCGGCGTGGTTTTAGGATGGGGTGGGTGGCCTCCACTGAGCCTGGGGGAAAGGGCATGTCTCTACGGATCAGAGGGGACTGCACAGACTGGGGCACTATGTGAGAGGCAGGAACCGGGGGCCCTGCCTTTTGCATCTTGATGCCACTGTGCATGTAGGGAGATTTACTGGGCGACGTCCGGCTCTCCATGGGGCCCCCGCGGGGCATGGGGGAGGGACTGGACACCTGTGGAATGTGGTTCTGCATGGCCTGAGCAGATTGGTAGTTGGACTGTAGGGTGCGGGTCATGGGCGGGCCCGTCCCTCCAGGGCCGTAGGGGGGCTGCCGAGGGCCCATCTGACCTGGCCCCCATTGGCCCTCGTGGTTCATGCGCTGCTCTGATGACATTTCCTCCGAACCGCGGTTCATGCCGGGGTGGCCAGGTCCCTGGGCTGGGCCCCCTGGGGGGCCACCTTGCCGGTTGGGGTAGTTGCCGGGATAGTTCATCTCCCCGCGGCCCTGCCACACGCCACCAGGGGGTCCATCAGGGCTTGGCTGCATCATCTGAGGGGGCATGGAGGGCTGGGCGTTGGGCCCCGTGGCAGCCTGCATGCGCTCTCTGTTGAAGGGGAAGGGGAACTGGCCCTGGGGACCAGGTAGGCGGCGGTCAGTGCCGGTGAAGGAGCCGCTGCTGTACTGGGGTTGGTACATCTCTGGCTGGCCAGCAGGGGGTGCAGAGGCCACCCCTGGCTGCTGCTgcggttgttgctgctgctgcagcccTGCACTGAAGGGCGCACTGTACATCTCACCCTCGTGACGCTTCGCTGGTGGGTAGCCCCCTTCCACGGGACGCTTGTAGTTCTGTATAGAGCAAATATGCTTAGTTAGTTTCATCAGATGAATGTTGATGGCTGTTACTCATATATACAGTAAGTACTACTTTTTGGGGTAATAACACATGGCTCGTGGTTACCACATTACAGTTTGATTTCCAGTGCTTACACAGTGGGTTAGAGCCAtcacctgttgttgctgtgggtACATTCCTGGCTGTTGATTGGGATAAGAACCACCAGGGGGAGTACCATGGCCAGGATATTGATTACCATAGGAATCATTCCTGTAAACAACCACAATACATCAGCATGACATTCCAAATAAGCCGAGTGCCTATGTACCTAATATTGCTACAGTATACTGCTAGTGTGCCAATAAACCCTCTGAAAAACAACCCAATCTTTACAATATTGCAAGACTATAAATGCTGAGACAGTCAGTACATGGTGTCTGTCTGCACAAGTTTGTGCCAGACCTCTCctgagagagagtggtgctgGGTGGTGAACTTACCGTGGCTGCTGCTGTGGTGGGTAGCGGTTTGGCGAATACATCCCCGTGTCGGAGTTGACAGGCATCAGGTTTGGCTGCGGTGC
Above is a genomic segment from Salvelinus sp. IW2-2015 unplaced genomic scaffold, ASM291031v2 Un_scaffold9408, whole genome shotgun sequence containing:
- the LOC112079766 gene encoding AT-rich interactive domain-containing protein 1A, with amino-acid sequence MTPNSGYQSGMSTPEMPGRMGPGPYEGPGPNKDPFGAMRKVGEQFLPASQGPNSGMAEQQQFNRGPPPGAMGNMSMAQRQQYGPGPYGQGYERRPEQGMGPEGSMGSGAPQPNLMPVNSDTGMYSPNRYPPQQQPRNDSYGNQYPGHGTPPGGSYPNQQPGMYPQQQQNYKRPVEGGYPPAKRHEGEMYSAPFSAGLQQQQQPQQQPGVASAPPAGQPEMYQPQYSSGSFTGTDRRLPGPQGQFPFPFNRERMQAATGPNAQPSMPPQMMQPSPDGPPGGVWQGRGEMNYPGNYPNRQGGPPGGPAQGPGHPGMNRGSEEMSSEQRMNHEGQWGPGQMGPRQPPYGPGGTGPPMTRTLQSNYQSAQAMQNHIPQVSSPSPMPRGGPMESRTSPSKSPYMHSGIKMQKAGPPVPASHIVPQSVQSPLIRRDMPFPPGSVEATHPILKPRRCLTTKDIGTPEAWRVMMSLKSGLLAESTWALDTINILLYDDNSISTFNLNSLPGLLELVVEYFRRCLIEIFGILREYEVGDPGQRTLLDPDALKRDWSCMEDEEPGVEDMKVEGEDEEDDDNEEEEEVVVQRSKQPAGTTIEGQAQVKQEDEQESCSERDTLIEKDAEDKEKSFSTFEQPSSSSDPPGLGPATPQERPKQASKFDKLPLKMVRKKDPFPAGRASQRGKVQEFDSGLLHWSAGGGDSTEHIQTHFERREEFLVPREQVLVVPTAKRKRLGTEMVGDKDNATPTEKDKQKGGGDQRPSQPSSTEKASTTTDTSADGKEGKSEHSDAETEETSQTEEPQSQQENDKPSGPPRQQVPQRVVEDEPHSKDEGPLLTLANWQDALARRCVCVSNIVRSLSFVPGNDQEMSKHPGLMLLLGRLVLLHHRHPERNQAPLTYEKEEESDDXLGQREDWWWDCLSLLRENCLVTLANISGQLDLSIYPESICLPLLDGLLHWAVCPSAEAHDPFPTLGPHSAMSPQRLVXETLSKLSIQDNNVDLVXATPPLGRLEKLYGTLVRLVGERKVAVCREMSVVLLANLAQGDSMAARAIAVQKGSVGNLLGFLEDSLAATQLQQSQSSLLHLQGMHFEPTSNDMMRRAARALHALAKVEENHSEFTLYESRLLDLSVSPLMNSVVSHVICDVLFLIGQS